The following are from one region of the Cyanobium gracile PCC 6307 genome:
- the larE gene encoding ATP-dependent sacrificial sulfur transferase LarE — MPATRRLSLLEALPAPLERGLEALCRQLDAFPQVVVAYSGGVDSALVAALAGDRLGERALAVTGVSPALAPHLRREASDQARWLGLRHREVPTAELADPAYTSNPQDRCYACKRELHRLLAPIAAAARGAQVLDGVNRDDLGDHRPGIRAAREFGVRSPLAEAGIDKAGVRQLSRALGLPWWDKPAQPCLASRFPYGESISQTRLARVAAAEDWLRQRGFPELRVRSQGETARIEIPAARLPAALERLAQGELRPELVGAFREMGFTAVALDLEGLVSGKLNRALAAERD; from the coding sequence ATGCCAGCCACCCGCCGCCTCAGCCTTCTCGAAGCCCTGCCGGCCCCGCTGGAGCGGGGTCTGGAGGCGCTCTGCCGCCAGCTCGACGCCTTTCCCCAGGTGGTGGTGGCCTACTCCGGCGGTGTCGACAGCGCCCTGGTGGCCGCCCTGGCCGGCGACCGGCTGGGGGAGCGGGCCCTGGCGGTCACGGGCGTCTCGCCGGCCCTGGCCCCCCACCTGCGCCGGGAGGCCAGCGACCAGGCCCGCTGGCTGGGGCTGCGCCACCGGGAGGTGCCCACCGCGGAGCTGGCGGACCCCGCCTACACCAGCAACCCCCAGGATCGCTGCTACGCCTGCAAGCGGGAGCTGCACCGGCTGCTGGCCCCCATCGCCGCCGCCGCCCGGGGCGCCCAGGTGCTGGATGGCGTCAACCGCGACGACCTGGGCGACCACCGGCCCGGGATCCGTGCCGCCCGGGAGTTCGGTGTGCGCTCACCGCTGGCGGAGGCCGGCATCGACAAGGCGGGGGTGCGCCAGCTCTCCCGTGCCCTTGGGCTGCCCTGGTGGGACAAGCCGGCCCAGCCCTGCCTCGCCTCCCGCTTTCCCTACGGCGAATCGATCAGCCAGACGCGCCTGGCCCGGGTGGCCGCCGCCGAGGACTGGCTGCGCCAGCGCGGCTTTCCCGAGCTGCGGGTGCGCAGCCAGGGGGAGACGGCCCGCATCGAGATCCCCGCGGCCCGACTGCCGGCGGCGCTGGAGCGTCTGGCCCAGGGTGAGCTGCGCCCCGAGCTGGTGGGGGCGTTCAGGGAGATGGGGTTCACCGCCGTGGCCCTCGACCTCGAGGGGCTGGTCAGCGGCAAGCTGAACCGCGCCCTGGCCGCGGAGCGGGACTGA
- the crtD gene encoding C-3',4' desaturase CrtD, whose translation MNPSDRARADAVVVGAGIAGLTAAALLAKQGLQVELLEAHHQSGGCAGTFRRGPYVFDVGATQVAGLEQGNGTPAGIHARLFRHLGVAPPAAVPLDPGCVVDLADGREPVSIWRDPQRWRQERLRQFPGSERFWALCDALHRANWAFASRDPVLPPRSWWDLGQLLGALGAGNLASGLLTTATIADLLRLTGCAADRRLRRFLDLQLRLYSQEPADRTAALYGATVLAMVQEPLGLWHLEGSMQALSEALESALAGHGGRLRLHHRVERLQPPERPGGDWLITGRRAGGPPGDRRPRGEVFDMGAPEVVVSLPPQTLPALLGDALPAGYRRRLEALSEPSGALVFYGAVERDRLPPQCPSHLQLEAPDPGSLFVSISQEGDGRAPAGRATVIASVFTPARPWFGGDEAAYQAHKQQAMAALQQGLEQLLGVGPADWLHGELATPRGFAGWTGRPWGYVGGLGQHPSRFGPFGLASRTPLAGLWLCGDAIHPGEGTAGVSLSALMVCRQLLAGRGVDLRP comes from the coding sequence TTGAATCCCAGCGACAGGGCCCGGGCCGATGCGGTGGTGGTGGGCGCCGGCATCGCCGGTCTGACGGCGGCGGCCCTGCTCGCGAAGCAGGGGCTGCAGGTGGAGCTGCTCGAAGCCCATCACCAGAGCGGTGGCTGCGCCGGCACCTTCCGGCGTGGTCCCTACGTGTTCGACGTGGGGGCCACCCAGGTGGCGGGACTGGAGCAGGGCAATGGCACCCCCGCCGGCATCCATGCCCGCCTGTTCCGCCATCTGGGGGTGGCGCCGCCGGCGGCCGTGCCCCTGGATCCTGGCTGTGTGGTGGACCTGGCCGATGGCCGCGAGCCGGTGTCAATCTGGCGCGATCCGCAGCGCTGGCGGCAGGAACGGTTGCGGCAGTTCCCGGGCAGCGAACGCTTCTGGGCCCTCTGCGACGCCCTGCACCGGGCCAACTGGGCCTTCGCGTCGCGGGATCCGGTGCTGCCGCCGCGCTCCTGGTGGGATCTGGGCCAGCTGCTGGGGGCCCTGGGGGCAGGGAATCTGGCCAGCGGCCTGCTCACCACCGCCACCATCGCCGACCTGCTGCGGCTCACCGGCTGCGCCGCCGACAGACGGCTGCGGCGCTTCCTGGATCTGCAGCTGAGGCTCTATTCCCAGGAACCGGCGGATCGCACCGCCGCCCTCTACGGGGCCACGGTGCTGGCGATGGTGCAGGAACCGCTCGGGCTCTGGCACCTGGAGGGATCGATGCAGGCCCTCAGCGAAGCCCTGGAAAGTGCCCTCGCGGGGCACGGCGGCCGGCTGCGGCTGCACCACCGGGTGGAGCGGCTGCAGCCGCCGGAGCGGCCCGGGGGCGATTGGTTGATCACGGGCCGGCGCGCCGGGGGGCCTCCCGGGGACAGGCGCCCCCGAGGGGAGGTGTTCGACATGGGGGCCCCTGAGGTGGTGGTCAGCCTGCCCCCCCAGACCCTGCCGGCCCTGCTCGGGGACGCGCTCCCCGCCGGCTACCGCCGGCGGCTCGAGGCCCTGAGCGAACCCAGCGGCGCCCTGGTGTTCTACGGAGCCGTCGAGCGGGACCGGCTCCCGCCGCAGTGCCCCAGCCATCTGCAGCTGGAGGCCCCTGACCCCGGCTCCCTGTTCGTTTCGATCAGCCAGGAGGGGGACGGCCGGGCGCCCGCCGGGCGCGCCACGGTGATCGCCAGCGTGTTCACCCCGGCCCGCCCCTGGTTCGGTGGGGACGAGGCGGCCTATCAGGCCCATAAGCAGCAGGCGATGGCCGCCCTCCAGCAGGGCCTGGAGCAACTGCTGGGGGTGGGGCCCGCCGACTGGCTGCACGGGGAGCTGGCCACCCCCCGGGGCTTTGCCGGCTGGACCGGCAGGCCCTGGGGCTACGTGGGTGGCCTCGGCCAGCACCCCAGCCGCTTCGGGCCCTTCGGCCTGGCCAGCCGCACCCCCCTGGCGGGGCTGTGGCTGTGCGGCGATGCCATCCACCCGGGCGAGGGGACGGCCGGGGTGAGCCTCTCGGCCCTGATGGTCTGCCGCCAGCTGCTGGCCGGGCGGGGGGTGGACCTGCGGCCCTGA
- the moeB gene encoding molybdopterin-synthase adenylyltransferase MoeB, whose translation MLPPDTSAVQLSPDEVVRFSRHLILPEIGMEGQKRLKAASVLCIGTGGLGSPLLLYLAAAGVGRLGIVDFDVVDHSNLQRQVIHGTSWVGKPKIESAKARIHEINPHCQVDLYETALTSENALEIIAGYDIVCDGTDNFPTRYLVNDACVLLGKPNVYGSIFRFEGQATVFNFEGGPNYRDLFPEPPPPGMVPSCAEGGVVGVLPGIIGMIQATEAVKLITGIGTSLSGRLLLFDALKMSFRELKLRPNPERPVIDRLIDYQEFCGVGGSAPGQEEAGSVATITVTELKTLLDGPQDELLLLDVRNPPEAEIAVIPGAVLVPLDRIESGEAIEELRRLASGKRLYVHCKLGGRSAKALIALARHGIEGVNVQGGIDAWSQEVDPDVPRY comes from the coding sequence ATGCTTCCTCCTGACACTAGCGCTGTCCAGCTGAGCCCCGATGAGGTGGTGCGCTTCTCGCGTCACCTGATCCTGCCGGAGATCGGCATGGAAGGGCAGAAGCGGCTCAAGGCGGCCTCGGTGCTGTGCATCGGCACCGGCGGCCTCGGCTCCCCCCTGCTCCTCTATCTGGCCGCCGCCGGCGTCGGCCGCCTGGGCATCGTCGATTTCGACGTGGTCGACCACAGCAACCTGCAGCGCCAGGTGATCCACGGCACCAGCTGGGTGGGCAAGCCCAAGATCGAATCCGCCAAGGCCCGGATCCACGAGATCAATCCCCACTGCCAGGTGGATCTCTACGAAACGGCCCTCACCAGTGAGAACGCCCTCGAGATCATCGCCGGCTACGACATCGTCTGCGACGGCACCGACAACTTCCCCACCCGCTACCTGGTCAACGACGCCTGCGTGCTGCTGGGCAAGCCCAACGTCTACGGCTCGATTTTCCGCTTCGAGGGCCAGGCCACGGTGTTCAACTTCGAAGGTGGGCCCAACTACCGCGACCTCTTCCCCGAACCGCCGCCGCCGGGGATGGTCCCCTCCTGCGCCGAAGGGGGTGTGGTGGGGGTGCTTCCCGGGATCATCGGCATGATCCAGGCCACCGAGGCGGTCAAGCTGATCACCGGCATCGGCACCAGCCTGAGTGGCCGCCTGCTGCTCTTTGATGCCCTGAAGATGAGCTTCCGGGAGCTGAAGCTGCGCCCCAATCCGGAGCGTCCCGTGATCGACAGGCTGATCGACTACCAGGAGTTCTGCGGCGTGGGGGGCTCGGCCCCCGGCCAGGAGGAGGCGGGCAGCGTGGCCACGATCACCGTCACCGAACTCAAGACCCTGCTCGACGGTCCCCAGGACGAACTGCTCCTGCTGGATGTGCGCAATCCCCCGGAAGCGGAGATCGCTGTGATCCCCGGCGCCGTCCTGGTCCCCCTCGATCGCATCGAGAGCGGCGAGGCGATCGAGGAGTTGCGCCGTCTGGCCAGCGGCAAGCGGCTCTATGTCCACTGCAAGCTGGGGGGACGTTCCGCCAAGGCCCTGATCGCCCTTGCCCGCCACGGCATCGAGGGGGTCAACGTGCAGGGCGGCATCGACGCCTGGAGCCAGGAGGTGGATCCTGACGTTCCGCGCTACTGA
- a CDS encoding CAAD domain-containing protein, whose amino-acid sequence MIDSTTEVKETMQDDTTTSTAAEVDFSERYSDVIGKVNETLDKVDWSQVGRIGKASGVLLAVIVAQILIKGVLDTINLLPIVPGLLELLGLVVVGNWSWNNLTTGEKRSAVMAKIQSLRKEYLS is encoded by the coding sequence ATGATCGACAGCACGACCGAGGTGAAGGAGACCATGCAGGACGACACCACCACCAGCACCGCCGCAGAGGTGGATTTCAGCGAGCGTTACAGCGACGTGATCGGCAAGGTCAACGAAACCCTCGACAAGGTCGACTGGAGCCAGGTCGGTCGGATCGGCAAGGCCTCCGGCGTGCTGCTGGCCGTGATCGTGGCCCAGATCCTGATCAAGGGCGTGCTCGACACCATCAACCTGCTGCCCATCGTCCCCGGGCTGCTGGAACTGCTCGGCCTCGTGGTGGTCGGCAACTGGAGCTGGAACAACCTCACCACGGGTGAGAAGCGCTCGGCGGTCATGGCGAAGATCCAGTCGCTGCGCAAGGAATACCTGAGCTGA
- a CDS encoding M67 family metallopeptidase has translation MNPPTPEELCLGRQALTVLEAVLLAAAPEEGCALLLGRRDPWQIDHVWPCLNAWEPPLERRRRFALDPREQLQAQKWARDRDLTVLGSAHSHPLSAPVPSALDRSLAFAPTLMLILGQADGLVAPAASGGEAWSLACWWLPEQGPPRPLAWRMDDSSDVGLRCHASS, from the coding sequence GTGAACCCACCGACGCCAGAGGAGCTGTGCCTCGGTCGGCAGGCGCTGACGGTACTGGAGGCCGTCCTGCTGGCCGCCGCCCCCGAGGAGGGCTGCGCCCTGCTGCTGGGTCGCCGCGACCCCTGGCAGATCGACCACGTCTGGCCCTGTCTCAATGCCTGGGAGCCGCCGCTGGAGCGTCGTCGCCGTTTCGCCCTCGACCCCCGCGAGCAGCTGCAGGCGCAGAAGTGGGCCCGGGACCGGGACCTGACGGTCCTGGGCTCGGCCCACAGCCACCCGCTCTCGGCGCCGGTGCCCTCGGCCCTGGATCGCTCCCTCGCCTTTGCCCCCACGCTGATGCTGATCCTGGGGCAGGCCGATGGCCTGGTCGCGCCGGCGGCGTCCGGGGGAGAGGCGTGGTCCCTGGCCTGCTGGTGGCTGCCGGAGCAGGGTCCTCCCCGGCCGCTGGCGTGGAGAATGGACGATTCGAGCGACGTGGGCCTTCGCTGCCATGCTTCCTCCTGA
- a CDS encoding phycobilisome rod-core linker polypeptide produces MALVQAPSLGIERFADDRNKENWSKASPQDRDAIIRLVYQQVLGQQYVMQNERLVGAESLFRNGYLTVQEFVRTLARSGLYRSRFFENCNPYRFIELNHKHLLGRAPHNKAEMLHHFTILQEQGYDAEIDSYIDSPEYQERFGSDVVPYLHGWDYSAGHQGQQFSWLMQLAGGAAASVKGDSAGTRFKLGRALHQDRAVTVTVLRPRFSGESFFQANLAQGGASVDGPITRSGQSTDPARGHREEALVVSAGVRGTSSPSGRVATITATGLVNNAVVRSGAYVMRVPYSRMNEALQRVQRLGGRVVRVSVN; encoded by the coding sequence ATGGCCCTGGTCCAAGCCCCTTCCCTTGGCATCGAGCGTTTCGCGGATGACCGCAACAAGGAGAACTGGTCAAAAGCCTCCCCACAGGATCGTGACGCCATCATCCGCCTGGTGTATCAGCAGGTGCTGGGCCAGCAGTACGTGATGCAGAACGAGCGCCTGGTCGGCGCCGAGTCCCTGTTCCGCAATGGTTATCTCACCGTGCAGGAATTCGTGCGTACCCTCGCCAGGAGTGGCCTGTACCGCTCCCGTTTCTTCGAGAACTGCAATCCCTACCGCTTCATCGAACTCAACCACAAGCATCTCCTCGGCCGGGCTCCCCACAACAAGGCGGAGATGCTGCACCACTTCACGATCCTGCAGGAGCAGGGCTACGACGCCGAGATCGATTCCTATATCGACAGCCCCGAGTACCAGGAGCGCTTCGGCTCCGACGTGGTGCCCTATCTGCACGGCTGGGACTACTCCGCCGGCCACCAGGGGCAGCAGTTCTCCTGGCTGATGCAGCTGGCCGGTGGCGCGGCGGCGTCGGTGAAGGGAGACAGCGCCGGCACCCGCTTCAAGCTCGGCCGGGCCCTGCACCAGGACCGGGCCGTGACGGTGACGGTCCTGCGCCCCCGCTTCAGCGGTGAATCCTTCTTCCAGGCCAACCTGGCCCAGGGCGGAGCCAGTGTCGATGGTCCGATCACCCGCAGCGGCCAGAGCACCGATCCCGCCCGTGGCCACCGCGAGGAGGCGCTGGTGGTGTCGGCCGGGGTGCGCGGCACCAGCTCCCCCAGCGGCCGGGTGGCCACCATCACCGCCACCGGGCTGGTGAATAACGCCGTTGTGCGCAGCGGTGCCTACGTGATGCGGGTGCCCTACAGCCGCATGAACGAGGCCCTGCAGCGGGTGCAGCGTCTCGGTGGCCGGGTGGTGCGCGTCAGCGTCAACTGA
- a CDS encoding ion channel, with protein MPLTATRGWPANVLLALVFNLLILQSIQTLPVIAGVTYARLRQEIFRGIGVVGGLGLWVPVAMGTWPGGLFRAVEMVLLSLFFLATSLRLVRLLARVPRVNGLVMAGAAAGYLHLGLTGGVLATATQVLVPGSFSLGAAASHQLLLDRLTYFSFVTIAGVGYGDVLPSNAVGERFVILLSVASTLYVALLVGLLLGRFIASEEVAMLEDDALGLDRVDGPGNP; from the coding sequence ATGCCGCTGACGGCCACGCGGGGCTGGCCGGCCAATGTGCTCCTGGCCCTGGTCTTCAACCTGCTGATCCTGCAGTCGATTCAGACCCTGCCGGTGATCGCCGGGGTGACCTACGCCCGCCTGCGCCAGGAGATCTTTCGAGGGATCGGGGTGGTGGGCGGCCTGGGGCTTTGGGTGCCGGTGGCCATGGGGACCTGGCCCGGCGGCCTGTTCCGGGCCGTGGAGATGGTGCTGCTCAGCCTCTTTTTCCTGGCCACCTCCCTGCGGCTGGTGCGCCTGCTGGCCCGGGTGCCGCGGGTCAATGGTCTGGTGATGGCCGGTGCCGCGGCGGGCTATCTGCACCTGGGTCTCACCGGCGGCGTGCTGGCCACGGCCACCCAGGTGCTGGTGCCCGGCAGCTTCAGCCTCGGGGCGGCCGCCAGCCACCAGCTCCTGCTCGACCGGCTCACCTACTTCAGCTTCGTCACCATCGCCGGCGTCGGCTACGGCGATGTGCTGCCGTCCAATGCGGTGGGGGAGCGCTTCGTGATCCTCCTCAGCGTCGCCAGCACCCTCTACGTGGCCCTGCTGGTGGGCCTGCTGCTGGGACGGTTCATCGCGTCGGAGGAGGTGGCGATGCTTGAGGACGACGCCCTGGGCCTCGACCGGGTCGATGGGCCCGGGAACCCCTGA
- the speD gene encoding adenosylmethionine decarboxylase, whose amino-acid sequence MNQTLSSLHPNPGWKPAASPAHPIAHPVSAPGDTTDAVGKHCILELYDCDCARLDDEAFLRDTITTAARRAGATLLNLITHRFEPQGVTGLALLAESHISIHTWPESGYAAVDVFTCGDHTMPEKACQVLWEELGAGRHKLTSFRRETPEALADSQREPQLASA is encoded by the coding sequence ATGAACCAAACCCTTTCCAGCCTGCATCCCAACCCGGGATGGAAGCCCGCCGCCTCCCCCGCCCACCCCATTGCACACCCCGTCTCCGCCCCAGGCGACACCACCGACGCGGTAGGGAAACACTGCATCCTCGAGCTCTACGACTGCGACTGCGCACGGCTCGATGACGAAGCTTTCCTCAGGGACACCATCACGACAGCAGCCAGACGTGCCGGTGCGACCCTGCTCAACCTGATCACCCACCGCTTCGAACCCCAGGGCGTCACGGGGCTGGCCTTGCTGGCGGAATCCCACATCTCCATCCATACCTGGCCCGAATCGGGCTATGCGGCCGTGGACGTGTTCACCTGCGGTGACCACACGATGCCGGAGAAGGCCTGCCAGGTGCTGTGGGAAGAGCTCGGGGCCGGCCGCCACAAGCTCACCAGCTTCCGCCGCGAAACCCCCGAGGCCCTGGCCGACAGCCAGAGGGAGCCCCAACTCGCCAGCGCCTGA
- a CDS encoding PCC domain-containing protein, producing the protein MHPLPLHLGPGSDLRASLEQLGNQAGASGFVLGVVGDLSQAAFQCPGQAEPTVLQGHLEIITLQGTVAPQGVHLHLSLSDGECQVWGGHLEHGSLVLRGADLLVGFLPAAAPPEPAAAAAAPSQPRVAIAVLSGCPFSARALRMLRTLGIPHVVQLADDEGLRQEVADRSGSTSMPQVFIDGQPIGGYDALADLHGRGALDALR; encoded by the coding sequence ATGCATCCCCTGCCGCTGCATCTCGGCCCGGGCAGTGATCTGCGCGCCAGCCTCGAGCAGCTGGGCAACCAGGCCGGCGCCTCGGGGTTCGTGCTGGGGGTGGTGGGGGATCTCTCCCAGGCGGCCTTCCAGTGCCCGGGCCAGGCCGAGCCCACCGTGCTCCAGGGGCACCTGGAGATCATCACCCTGCAGGGCACCGTGGCGCCCCAGGGGGTGCACCTGCACCTGAGCCTCTCCGACGGCGAGTGCCAGGTGTGGGGCGGCCACCTGGAGCACGGCAGCCTGGTGCTCAGGGGCGCCGACCTGCTGGTGGGCTTCCTGCCCGCCGCCGCGCCCCCGGAGCCAGCGGCCGCGGCAGCTGCCCCCTCCCAGCCGCGGGTGGCGATCGCGGTGCTCAGCGGCTGCCCCTTTTCGGCCCGGGCCCTGCGCATGCTGCGCACCCTCGGCATCCCCCACGTGGTGCAGCTGGCCGACGACGAGGGCCTCCGCCAGGAGGTTGCCGACCGCAGCGGCAGCACCTCGATGCCCCAGGTGTTCATCGACGGCCAGCCCATCGGTGGCTATGACGCCCTGGCCGATCTGCATGGCCGCGGGGCGCTCGACGCTCTGCGCTGA
- a CDS encoding fructosamine kinase family protein, giving the protein MPLPDSFAAWLSERLGVELVGRAPVGGGSIHSAWRLDLADGRRLFAKTNGASSLPILEAEAEGLRALAEAADEAGPRVPVPLACGVAGASAVLVLPWLDLSRGRSAADEPQWRRLGAALAALHRHSLTRPCVAEDRVGAAFGWPRDNVIGSFPQRNGWQADWGRFFVQRRLAPQLEHLARSGHPLRRASLLLEHTGLWLGRHRPEPCLVHGDLWSGNAAISSDGQGVIFDPAVHRADREVDLAMARLFGGFPEAFFEGYQDAWPLSSGHRARRELYNLYHLLNHANLFGGSYVGQSQACLDALVERGEGAEWA; this is encoded by the coding sequence ATGCCTCTGCCTGATTCCTTCGCCGCCTGGCTGTCCGAACGCCTCGGAGTGGAGCTGGTGGGTCGTGCCCCGGTCGGCGGCGGCTCTATCCACAGCGCCTGGCGTCTGGATCTGGCCGATGGCCGCCGGCTGTTCGCCAAGACCAATGGGGCCTCTTCCCTGCCGATCCTGGAGGCCGAAGCCGAGGGGCTGCGGGCCCTGGCGGAGGCGGCGGACGAGGCGGGCCCACGGGTGCCCGTCCCCCTGGCCTGCGGCGTGGCCGGAGCGTCGGCCGTGCTGGTGCTCCCCTGGCTCGACCTCTCGCGCGGCCGTTCCGCAGCCGATGAGCCCCAATGGCGCCGCCTGGGTGCAGCGCTGGCGGCTCTGCACCGCCACAGCCTCACGCGCCCCTGTGTGGCGGAGGATCGGGTCGGGGCGGCCTTCGGCTGGCCCCGTGACAACGTCATCGGCTCCTTTCCGCAGCGCAACGGCTGGCAAGCGGACTGGGGCCGTTTCTTCGTGCAGCGGCGGCTGGCTCCCCAGCTGGAGCACCTGGCCCGCAGCGGTCACCCGCTGCGGCGAGCCTCCCTGCTGCTGGAGCACACGGGCCTGTGGCTGGGGCGGCACCGTCCGGAGCCCTGTCTGGTGCACGGGGATCTGTGGAGCGGCAATGCCGCCATCAGCAGCGATGGCCAGGGCGTGATCTTCGATCCAGCGGTTCACCGCGCCGACCGGGAGGTGGACCTGGCCATGGCGCGCCTGTTCGGAGGCTTTCCCGAGGCCTTCTTCGAGGGCTACCAGGACGCCTGGCCCCTGTCCTCAGGGCACCGAGCACGGCGCGAGCTCTACAACCTGTATCACCTGCTCAACCACGCCAACCTGTTCGGTGGCAGCTACGTGGGCCAGAGCCAGGCTTGCCTCGATGCCCTGGTGGAGCGCGGTGAGGGGGCGGAGTGGGCGTGA
- the recF gene encoding DNA replication/repair protein RecF (All proteins in this family for which functions are known are DNA-binding proteins that assist the filamentation of RecA onto DNA for the initiation of recombination or recombinational repair.) has protein sequence MDFRHFRNIDGLQLTLEAPRLLVIGSNGQGKSNLLEGVELLTSLRSHRCSVDRDLIGHGHPCSRLAALTDEADSLQLELRRSGGRQAFRNGKRLERQLDLIGPLRCVGFSALDLDLVRGEPALRRQWLDRVVLQLEPVYGALLSRYGRLLRQRSQLLRRGLGAGTRQELLEAFDQQMALVGARLHRRRQRALRRLEPLAAAWQQRIGGAAEPLRLDYVSGTVLAEASDEESPWRQALEEQLRQQRPQEERLGQCQVGPHRDEVALLIGGQAARRYGSAGQQRTLVLALKLGELELVGQVVGQPPLLLLDDVLAELDPGRQQLLLEAVGDGHQCLVSATHLEAFSTGWRARSQVVELRSGALVA, from the coding sequence CTGGACTTCCGGCATTTCCGCAACATCGACGGCCTGCAGCTGACGCTGGAGGCGCCCCGCCTGCTGGTCATCGGCAGCAACGGCCAGGGCAAGTCGAACCTGCTGGAGGGGGTGGAGCTGCTCACCAGCCTGCGCTCCCACCGCTGCAGCGTCGACCGGGATCTGATCGGCCACGGGCACCCCTGCAGCCGGCTGGCCGCTCTCACCGATGAGGCGGACAGCCTGCAGCTGGAACTGCGGCGCAGCGGCGGACGCCAGGCGTTCCGCAACGGCAAGCGGCTGGAGCGCCAGCTTGATCTGATCGGCCCCCTGCGCTGCGTCGGCTTCAGTGCCCTCGACCTGGACCTGGTGCGGGGCGAGCCGGCCCTGCGGCGCCAGTGGCTGGACCGGGTGGTGCTGCAGCTGGAGCCGGTCTACGGCGCCCTGCTGAGCCGCTACGGGCGGCTGCTGCGGCAGCGCAGCCAGCTGCTGCGCCGGGGCCTGGGTGCCGGAACGCGGCAGGAGCTGCTGGAGGCCTTCGATCAGCAGATGGCCCTGGTCGGCGCCCGCCTGCACCGCCGCCGCCAGCGGGCCCTGCGGCGCCTGGAGCCACTGGCGGCGGCCTGGCAGCAGCGCATCGGCGGGGCCGCCGAACCGCTCCGGCTCGACTACGTCAGCGGCACCGTGCTGGCGGAGGCCAGCGACGAGGAGTCCCCCTGGCGCCAGGCCCTGGAAGAGCAGCTGCGCCAGCAGCGGCCCCAGGAGGAGCGGCTGGGCCAGTGCCAGGTGGGTCCCCACCGGGACGAGGTCGCCCTGCTGATCGGCGGCCAGGCCGCGCGCCGCTACGGCTCCGCCGGCCAGCAGCGGACCCTGGTGCTGGCCCTGAAGCTGGGGGAACTGGAGCTGGTGGGCCAGGTGGTGGGTCAGCCGCCGCTGCTGCTGCTCGACGACGTGCTGGCCGAACTCGACCCAGGGCGCCAGCAACTGCTGCTGGAGGCGGTGGGGGACGGCCACCAGTGCCTGGTGAGCGCCACCCACCTGGAGGCCTTCAGCACGGGCTGGCGGGCCCGCAGTCAGGTGGTGGAACTGCGCAGCGGAGCGCTGGTGGCCTGA
- a CDS encoding cob(I)yrinic acid a,c-diamide adenosyltransferase — protein sequence MTPAARSTQTPQRGTGRGIGIRTAASSDERAHGQLHVYDGEGKGKSQAALGVVLRTIGLGICEQKRTRVLLLRFLKGPGRAYDEDSAIEALQQGFPHLIDQVRTGRGDHFSAEEATRFDHQEAQRGWDIAKGAIASNLYSVVVLDELNPVLDLGLLDTEDVVRTLATKPAGMEIICTGRGAPRQLVQLADLHSEMRAHSGPQQGLEGLEIYTGEGKGKSTSALGKGLQAIGRGISQDKSHRVLILQWLKGGAGYTEDAAIAALRESYPHLVDHLRSGRDAIVWRGQQQPIDYVEAERAWEIARAAIASGLYKTVILDELNPTVDLELLPVEPIVQTLLRKPTETEVIITGRCKSRPAYFDLASVHSEMVCHKHYAERGVDLKRGVDY from the coding sequence ATGACCCCCGCCGCCCGCAGCACCCAGACCCCGCAGCGCGGCACTGGGCGGGGCATCGGCATCCGCACCGCCGCCAGCAGCGACGAGCGGGCCCACGGGCAGCTGCACGTCTACGACGGGGAGGGCAAGGGCAAGAGCCAGGCGGCCCTGGGGGTGGTGCTGCGCACCATCGGGCTGGGCATCTGCGAGCAGAAGCGCACCCGGGTGCTGCTGCTGCGGTTCCTCAAGGGCCCCGGCCGTGCCTACGACGAGGACAGTGCCATCGAGGCCCTGCAGCAGGGCTTCCCCCATCTGATCGACCAGGTGCGCACCGGGCGCGGCGACCACTTCAGCGCCGAGGAAGCCACCCGCTTCGACCATCAGGAGGCCCAGCGGGGCTGGGACATCGCCAAGGGGGCCATCGCCAGCAACCTCTATTCGGTGGTGGTGCTCGATGAGCTCAACCCCGTGCTCGATCTGGGACTGCTCGACACGGAAGACGTGGTGCGAACGCTGGCCACCAAGCCGGCGGGGATGGAAATCATCTGCACGGGCCGGGGGGCACCGCGCCAGCTGGTGCAGCTGGCCGATCTGCACTCGGAGATGCGGGCCCACAGCGGACCCCAGCAGGGTCTCGAGGGACTGGAGATCTACACCGGGGAAGGCAAGGGCAAATCCACCAGCGCCCTCGGCAAGGGGCTGCAGGCCATCGGCCGGGGCATCAGCCAGGACAAGAGCCACCGGGTGCTGATCCTGCAGTGGCTCAAGGGCGGGGCGGGCTACACCGAGGACGCGGCCATCGCCGCCCTGCGGGAGAGCTACCCCCACCTGGTGGATCACCTGCGCTCCGGACGTGACGCCATCGTCTGGCGGGGCCAGCAGCAGCCGATCGACTACGTGGAAGCGGAACGGGCCTGGGAGATCGCCCGGGCCGCCATCGCCAGCGGCCTCTACAAAACGGTGATCCTCGACGAGCTCAACCCCACCGTGGATCTGGAGCTGCTGCCGGTGGAGCCGATCGTCCAGACCCTGCTGCGCAAGCCCACCGAAACCGAGGTGATCATCACGGGCCGCTGCAAGAGCCGGCCGGCCTACTTCGATCTGGCCAGCGTCCACTCGGAGATGGTGTGCCACAAGCACTACGCCGAGCGGGGCGTCGACCTCAAGCGGGGCGTCGACTACTGA